A genomic segment from Nitrospirota bacterium encodes:
- a CDS encoding glycosyltransferase family 2 protein, whose amino-acid sequence MSNLVSILIPAYNAEKWIKYTIESALSQTWGRKEIIIVDDGSSDKTLQIAKKYESKSVKVVTQENGGASAARNRALKYAQGDYIQWLDADDLLHPEKIALQLDESDDGQSSRTLLTCSWGKFYFRQQKAKINPDSLWQDAAPVDWIMRKFMDNVWMNPAVWLVSRRLTEMAGPWDERLSISGVDDGEYICRVVAASERVKFVPNARSYYRQSGFSQLSRTYTNKSRESLLLAINLSIGHLRSLEESERTRSASLIYLQSYLSYFYFITDEVELLDKIRVLAHELGGELMPPKLNMKEGLMCKLFGMKKGRQLMRTLRKLRFGIPIKWDEWLFIISKPEYNQKKS is encoded by the coding sequence ATGTCAAATCTCGTTTCCATCCTTATCCCGGCATATAATGCCGAAAAATGGATCAAGTATACCATAGAGTCTGCTTTATCTCAGACCTGGGGCCGCAAGGAAATAATCATAGTTGATGACGGGTCTTCTGACAAGACATTACAAATAGCTAAGAAGTACGAATCAAAGTCGGTAAAAGTTGTAACGCAGGAAAACGGCGGGGCGAGCGCCGCGAGAAACAGGGCATTGAAGTATGCGCAGGGAGATTATATTCAGTGGCTTGATGCTGATGACCTCTTGCACCCGGAAAAGATAGCGTTGCAGCTGGATGAGAGTGATGACGGGCAGAGCTCCCGGACATTGCTTACCTGCAGTTGGGGAAAGTTTTATTTTCGCCAGCAGAAAGCGAAAATAAATCCCGATTCCCTATGGCAAGACGCAGCGCCTGTTGACTGGATCATGAGGAAATTCATGGATAATGTGTGGATGAATCCGGCAGTCTGGCTGGTTAGCAGACGCCTGACAGAAATGGCCGGACCATGGGATGAAAGATTGTCCATTTCCGGAGTAGACGATGGGGAATATATATGCAGGGTGGTAGCCGCAAGCGAAAGGGTTAAATTTGTCCCAAATGCAAGGTCTTATTACCGCCAGTCGGGTTTCTCCCAATTGAGCAGGACATATACTAATAAGTCTCGTGAGTCTTTGCTCTTGGCAATAAATCTCAGCATAGGGCATCTCAGATCTCTGGAAGAAAGCGAAAGAACCAGAAGTGCAAGTTTAATCTATCTGCAAAGTTATCTATCGTATTTTTACTTTATCACCGACGAGGTCGAGCTGCTTGATAAGATAAGAGTACTTGCCCACGAGTTGGGTGGAGAATTGATGCCGCCGAAGCTAAACATGAAAGAAGGTCTTATGTGCAAGCTTTTCGGGATGAAGAAGGGAAGGCAGCTTATGAGGACTCTCCGCAAACTTAGGTTTGGCATACCGATAAAGTGGGATGAGTGGCTGTTTATAATATCCAAGCCAGAATATAACCAAAAAAAATCATGA
- a CDS encoding DUF354 domain-containing protein, giving the protein MNTPVEKNKKIWIDLDNSPHVPFFIPIMKELEKRGHSVFLTTRDCFQVCSLADYYKLSHRRIGKHYGANKLLKVLGTLWRSMQLAPIVLREKPYISLSHGSRSLIILSSLLRIPTVLLFDYEYSKSIPFIKPVMGIAPEVINGADNGNKSKMGVHGYSGIKEDVYVSSFRPDASFLKKLGLKEDDMVVTIRPPATEAHYHNPESEKLFFEVVEFLGSIPDVRMVILPRNEKTQREFVYKTWPRMCDDRKIIVPNQALNGLDLIWYSDFVISGGGTMNREAAALGVPVYSIFRGKIGAVDRYLSDKGRLTLIETVEDVRSKIRPVRRSKGKEAGLGDGIALKQIVAAIEKVIEKI; this is encoded by the coding sequence ATGAACACACCAGTCGAAAAAAATAAGAAAATCTGGATAGATCTGGACAATTCTCCGCATGTACCCTTCTTCATCCCTATTATGAAGGAGCTGGAGAAAAGAGGACACTCAGTTTTCCTTACGACACGCGATTGCTTTCAGGTATGCAGCCTTGCTGATTATTATAAGTTGAGCCACAGAAGGATAGGGAAACATTACGGTGCAAATAAGCTGCTTAAGGTTCTGGGTACACTATGGCGGAGCATGCAACTTGCACCGATAGTGCTAAGAGAAAAACCGTATATATCCTTATCACACGGATCACGTTCTCTGATCATTTTATCTTCTTTACTTCGCATACCAACAGTTCTCCTTTTTGACTATGAATATTCAAAAAGCATACCGTTCATTAAACCAGTCATGGGCATTGCCCCGGAAGTGATAAATGGAGCTGATAACGGAAACAAATCCAAGATGGGTGTACATGGGTACAGTGGTATAAAGGAGGATGTTTATGTCAGTTCGTTCAGGCCTGACGCATCGTTTTTGAAGAAACTGGGTCTCAAAGAGGACGATATGGTAGTAACTATACGTCCGCCCGCTACGGAGGCGCACTACCATAATCCGGAGAGTGAAAAACTTTTTTTTGAAGTTGTCGAATTTTTGGGCAGCATTCCCGATGTCCGAATGGTCATTTTGCCAAGAAATGAGAAGACACAGAGGGAGTTTGTCTACAAAACCTGGCCCAGGATGTGTGATGACCGAAAGATAATTGTCCCTAACCAGGCCCTGAACGGTCTTGATCTGATATGGTATTCCGATTTTGTGATAAGCGGCGGTGGAACCATGAACAGGGAGGCTGCAGCATTGGGTGTTCCTGTATATAGCATCTTTCGGGGAAAGATCGGGGCAGTTGACAGATATCTGTCTGACAAAGGACGCCTCACACTTATCGAGACTGTTGAAGATGTGAGGTCGAAGATCAGGCCTGTCAGGCGGTCTAAGGGGAAGGAAGCCGGCTTAGGTGATGGAATAGCTCTTAAGCAAATTGTGGCAGCAATAGAAAAAGTGATTGAAAAGATCTGA
- the wecB gene encoding UDP-N-acetylglucosamine 2-epimerase (non-hydrolyzing) — protein MLIHLVCAARPNFMKIAPLYHALKREPWAVPVIVHTGQHYDINMSDAFFEDLGLPNPDINLDVKSGTHAEQTGRVMISYEKVLQEKRPDLVVVVGDVNSTMAATIAASKLGIKVAHLEAGLRSFDRTMPEEINRLVTDVLADMLWTPSRDGSENLIREGISPDKIHLVGNIMIDSLEMLRRKIEEQDTYSTFNVKAGEYGIVTMHRPSNVDDPIILRDICNILRDIAEKVPLIFPIHPRTRKKIEENNLLSGLEQSDKLFLPEPLNYVRFMNLVFNCRFVITDSGGLQEETSYLGIPCLTLRKNTERPVTITDGSNQLCELSDLKRKTDEIIQGRIQKRNTIELWDGKTAGRIVDILRTL, from the coding sequence ATGTTAATCCATCTCGTCTGTGCCGCCAGGCCAAATTTCATGAAAATTGCACCGCTGTACCATGCCCTCAAGAGAGAGCCCTGGGCTGTCCCGGTGATTGTCCATACCGGACAGCATTACGATATCAATATGTCCGATGCCTTTTTCGAGGACCTTGGTCTGCCGAATCCCGACATCAATCTTGACGTGAAAAGCGGCACCCATGCTGAACAGACAGGTCGTGTCATGATCTCCTATGAAAAAGTACTTCAGGAGAAGAGGCCTGATCTGGTTGTTGTGGTAGGTGATGTCAACTCAACCATGGCTGCAACCATTGCTGCATCCAAACTTGGGATCAAAGTGGCTCATCTTGAGGCTGGATTGCGGTCTTTTGACAGGACCATGCCTGAGGAGATCAACAGGCTGGTCACCGATGTCCTTGCGGATATGCTCTGGACACCATCGAGAGATGGTTCGGAAAATTTGATCAGGGAAGGGATATCCCCTGATAAGATCCATCTGGTGGGGAATATCATGATAGATTCCCTTGAAATGCTGAGGAGGAAGATTGAAGAACAGGATACGTACAGTACCTTCAATGTGAAAGCGGGCGAATATGGGATCGTTACGATGCATCGGCCTTCGAATGTGGATGATCCGATTATCCTGAGAGACATATGCAATATCCTCAGGGACATTGCTGAAAAGGTACCACTTATTTTCCCGATCCATCCGAGAACCCGAAAAAAGATAGAGGAAAACAATTTGCTGTCAGGTCTGGAACAGTCTGATAAATTGTTTCTGCCGGAACCCCTTAATTATGTTCGTTTTATGAATTTGGTCTTTAATTGTCGCTTTGTTATAACAGACTCCGGCGGGCTTCAGGAGGAAACAAGCTATCTCGGTATTCCCTGCCTGACGCTCAGGAAAAACACCGAGCGACCGGTCACTATTACTGACGGCTCGAATCAATTGTGCGAATTGAGTGACCTAAAAAGGAAAACGGATGAGATTATTCAAGGAAGAATTCAGAAGAGAAACACCATCGAGCTGTGGGACGGTA